The genomic interval CTTCGACCGCAACGCCCTGGAGCAACTGCGCGACGAGCTGGGCGAGGTGGTGATGGAAGGGGTGCTTTACGACCGCGCAGCCACGCAGTACGCCAAGGATCGGCCGGTGTGGCGCGTGCAAAGCGGCGAAAGCCAAATCCTGGCCGCCCGCGAAATGAAAGCGGTGTGCAACCAGATTTTCGACAAAGCCGCGATCTAAAAGGACAAGGACATGACCGCAACCGCAACCAACAAAAAGCCCGGCCTGAACCTGGGCAAGCTGTCCGCCGTGGCTCAGATCGCCGTCAAGCCGGCGCAGCCGGCCGACGCCGAAATCGAACTGGCGCGCATCTACAGCGTCAAGCAGGTTCGCAAGACGTTCCGCAACCTGGAGGAACTGGCCGAGAGCTTCAAGCTGAACGGCATCATTGAGCCGCTGGTGGTGCATGAAGAAGCTGACGGCCGCTACCGGATCATCGTCGGGGAGCGCCGCTACCGCGCCGCGCCGCTGGCTGGGCTGGTCAAGGTGCCCGTCATCATCAAGAAGGGGCTGACCGAGCTGCAAATCCGCCGCTTGCAAGTGACGGAGAACAACGACCGCGACGACCTGACCGCCTACGAGGAAGCAATGGGCGTGATCGAGGACGTGGAGCTGTACGGCACCAAGGAAGCGATGACGATCTGGAACCGTGGCGAGGCATGGGTTAGCAAGCGCATGGCTGTGCGCCGCTATGCTGACCCGGTGCGCGAGCTGCTGGAGAACGATCTGTGCGGCGACTTTGAGGTGCTGCACTGCCTCAACCAGATTTACGACATCGAGGACACGCACACCGAGTTTTCGCGCCTCTCTCACCGTATGAACGAGGGCTTGCCCTTGTCGCGCGACGAAGCCCGTAACACGCTGGCCAGAATGAAGGCATGGAAGCAACAGCAAGACGATCTGGCCCAGCGCCGCATCGAGCTGGACAACGCCAAGAAGGCCGGCGACAAGGCCCCGGAGAAGACCCCCGCATGGCTGGAAGAACAGCGCAAGCGGGATGCCGAGCGTGCGGCTGCTGGAGCTGATGCCGGCGACCAGGACGAGGATGGCGGCCAAGGCCCCGCGCCGGCCCCGTCCGCCGCCTCGGGACGCGGCCAGCAAGCCCTCCCGACGATGGAGCTGACCCCGGAGCAGAAGGCCGCTGCCGAAAAGGAGCGGGCCAACGAAAAGCTGCTGTCGCTGCGGGAAGAAACCTTCGAGTGGGGCGAAGCCAATCAGGCGCAGTTCTTCAGCATGAAAACCCACATGACCACGCTGGGCCACAACATGCACGAAACCGAGTGGGTGCTGTGGCAAGGATTCCTGGCCATGACCTTGCCGATGCTGGAAGGCATCGGCCCGGAGCGGGCTGTCATGTATCTGAAGAAGCTCCAGGGCGAGCTGAAGGACAAGACGCCGGCGCAGTTGTGGGAAGAACTGCATCCCGACATCGAGGGCGCTGGCCGGA from Cupriavidus basilensis carries:
- a CDS encoding ParB/RepB/Spo0J family partition protein; amino-acid sequence: MTATATNKKPGLNLGKLSAVAQIAVKPAQPADAEIELARIYSVKQVRKTFRNLEELAESFKLNGIIEPLVVHEEADGRYRIIVGERRYRAAPLAGLVKVPVIIKKGLTELQIRRLQVTENNDRDDLTAYEEAMGVIEDVELYGTKEAMTIWNRGEAWVSKRMAVRRYADPVRELLENDLCGDFEVLHCLNQIYDIEDTHTEFSRLSHRMNEGLPLSRDEARNTLARMKAWKQQQDDLAQRRIELDNAKKAGDKAPEKTPAWLEEQRKRDAERAAAGADAGDQDEDGGQGPAPAPSAASGRGQQALPTMELTPEQKAAAEKERANEKLLSLREETFEWGEANQAQFFSMKTHMTTLGHNMHETEWVLWQGFLAMTLPMLEGIGPERAVMYLKKLQGELKDKTPAQLWEELHPDIEGAGRNASPDMPEGWRF